From the genome of Streptomyces sp. NBC_01317, one region includes:
- a CDS encoding ATP-dependent 6-phosphofructokinase yields the protein MRIGILTAGGDCPGLNAVIRSVVHRAMTGYGDEVIGFEDGFKGLLDGYYRPLDLNAVSGILARGGTILGSARLERDRLREAAENCAELARRYDIDALIPIGGEGTLTAARLLSDAGMAVVGVPKTIDNDIYSTDRTFGFDTAVMVATEAIDRLKTTAESHQRVMVVEVMGRHAGWIALESGMAGGAHGICLPERPFEVDSLVKMVEARFSRGKKFAVICVAEGAHPAEGSMEYGKGEIDQFGHERFQGIGNRLAAELEHRLGKEARPVILGHVQRGGTPTAYDRVLATRFGWHAVEAVHRGEFGRMTALRGTSVEMVPLAEAVTQLKRVPENRMREAESVF from the coding sequence ATGCGTATCGGAATTCTCACCGCGGGCGGCGACTGCCCCGGCCTGAACGCAGTGATCCGGTCGGTCGTGCACCGGGCCATGACCGGGTACGGCGACGAAGTCATCGGCTTCGAGGACGGCTTCAAGGGACTCCTCGACGGCTACTACCGCCCGCTGGACCTGAACGCGGTCAGCGGCATCCTCGCGCGGGGCGGCACCATCCTCGGCTCGGCCCGCCTGGAGCGCGACCGGCTGCGCGAAGCGGCCGAGAACTGCGCGGAGTTGGCCCGCCGGTACGACATCGACGCGCTCATCCCGATCGGCGGCGAGGGCACGCTCACCGCGGCGCGGCTGCTGTCGGACGCGGGGATGGCCGTCGTCGGCGTTCCGAAGACGATCGACAACGACATCTACTCGACGGACCGTACGTTCGGCTTCGACACGGCGGTCATGGTCGCGACCGAGGCGATCGACCGCCTCAAGACCACGGCGGAGTCCCACCAGCGCGTCATGGTCGTGGAGGTCATGGGCCGCCACGCGGGGTGGATCGCGCTGGAGTCCGGCATGGCGGGCGGCGCGCACGGGATCTGCCTGCCGGAACGGCCCTTCGAGGTGGACAGCCTCGTGAAGATGGTCGAGGCGAGGTTCTCCCGGGGGAAGAAGTTCGCGGTCATCTGCGTCGCGGAAGGCGCGCATCCGGCCGAGGGCTCGATGGAGTACGGCAAGGGCGAGATCGACCAGTTCGGCCACGAACGCTTCCAGGGCATCGGCAACCGCCTGGCCGCCGAGCTGGAACACCGCCTCGGCAAGGAGGCGCGCCCGGTGATCCTGGGCCACGTCCAGCGGGGCGGCACGCCGACGGCGTACGACCGTGTGCTCGCCACGCGCTTCGGGTGGCACGCCGTGGAGGCGGTGCACCGGGGTGAGTTCGGGCGGATGACCGCGCTGCGGGGGACGTCGGTGGAGATGGTTCCGCTGGCGGAGGCCGTGACGCAGCTGAAGCGGGTCCCGGAGAACCGGATGCGCGAGGCGGAGTCGGTCTTCTAG
- the pta gene encoding phosphate acetyltransferase translates to MTRSVYVTGIDRGDGRQVVELGVMELLTRQVDRVGVFRPLVHDGPDRLFELLRTRYRLSQEPSAVYGLDYHEATALQAEHGTDELVSRLVERFHRVAREYEVVLVLGTDFAATQLPDELSLNARLANEFGASVIAVVGGKDQSAESVRSEARNAHRAYEALGCDVLSVVVNRVAAEDRTAIAEGLVSQLPVPCYVLPDQPALAAPTVAQITQALGGEVLLGDDAGLARDALDFVFGGAMLPNFLGALTPGCMVVTPGDRADLVVGALAAHSAGTPPIAGVLLTLDERPAELVLTLASRLAPGTPVISVAGGSFPTATELFGLEGKLSAATPRKAETALGLFERHVDTADLLERMSVARSGRITPMMFEHELLEQARSYRRRVVLPEGSEERVLRAADVLLRRNVCDLTLLGDPDVIRKKAADLGIDLSAPSTQLIDPTASDLRRRFAERYAELRAHKGVTVELAYDVVADVNYFGTLMVEEGLADGMVSGCVHSTAATIRPAFEIIKTKETASIVSSVFFMCLADKVLVYGDCAVNPDPDAEQLADIAVQAAATAARFGVEPRIAMLSYSTGTSGSGADVEKVREATKLVRAARPELRIEGPIQYDAAVEPSVAATKMPGSDVAGQATVFIFPDLNTGNNTYKAVQRSAGAVAVGPVLQGLRKPVNDLSRGALVQDIVNTVAITAVQAQDGTA, encoded by the coding sequence GTGACGCGCAGCGTGTACGTGACCGGTATCGATCGCGGGGACGGCCGGCAGGTCGTCGAGCTGGGGGTCATGGAGCTGCTGACCCGCCAGGTGGACCGCGTGGGCGTCTTCCGCCCGCTGGTGCACGACGGCCCGGACCGGCTCTTCGAGCTGCTCCGCACCCGCTACAGGCTGTCGCAGGAACCCTCCGCGGTGTACGGCCTCGACTACCACGAGGCGACCGCGCTCCAGGCCGAGCACGGGACGGACGAGCTGGTGTCGCGCCTGGTGGAGCGCTTCCACCGGGTGGCGCGGGAGTACGAGGTCGTCCTCGTCCTCGGCACCGACTTCGCCGCCACCCAGCTCCCCGACGAGCTGTCGCTCAACGCCCGGCTGGCGAACGAGTTCGGCGCGTCGGTGATAGCGGTGGTCGGCGGCAAGGACCAGTCGGCGGAGTCCGTACGGTCGGAGGCGCGCAACGCCCACCGGGCGTACGAGGCCCTCGGCTGTGACGTGCTGAGCGTCGTGGTCAACCGGGTCGCCGCCGAGGACCGGACGGCCATCGCCGAGGGGCTCGTCTCGCAGCTCCCGGTGCCCTGCTACGTCCTGCCCGACCAGCCCGCGCTCGCCGCCCCGACCGTCGCGCAGATCACGCAGGCCCTGGGCGGCGAGGTGCTGCTCGGTGACGACGCGGGCCTGGCGAGGGACGCGCTGGACTTCGTGTTCGGCGGGGCGATGCTGCCGAACTTCCTGGGGGCGCTCACCCCGGGCTGCATGGTGGTCACCCCGGGCGACCGCGCCGATCTGGTGGTGGGCGCGCTCGCCGCGCACTCGGCGGGCACCCCGCCGATCGCGGGGGTGCTGCTGACGCTGGACGAGCGGCCCGCGGAGCTGGTGCTGACGCTGGCCTCCCGGCTCGCGCCGGGCACGCCGGTGATCTCGGTGGCCGGCGGGTCGTTCCCGACGGCGACCGAGCTGTTCGGCCTGGAGGGGAAGTTGAGCGCGGCGACCCCGCGCAAGGCGGAGACCGCGCTCGGCCTGTTCGAGCGCCATGTGGACACGGCGGACCTGCTGGAGCGGATGTCGGTGGCCCGCAGCGGCCGGATCACCCCGATGATGTTCGAGCACGAGCTGCTGGAGCAGGCCCGCTCGTACCGCCGCCGGGTCGTCCTGCCCGAGGGCTCCGAGGAGCGGGTGCTGCGGGCGGCGGACGTCCTGCTGCGCAGGAACGTCTGCGACCTGACCCTGCTCGGCGACCCGGACGTCATCCGCAAGAAGGCCGCGGACCTGGGGATCGATCTGAGCGCCCCGTCCACGCAGTTGATCGATCCGACCGCCTCCGACCTGCGCAGGCGCTTCGCCGAGCGGTACGCGGAGCTGCGCGCGCACAAGGGCGTGACGGTGGAGCTGGCGTACGACGTGGTGGCGGACGTGAACTACTTCGGGACGCTGATGGTCGAGGAGGGCCTCGCCGACGGCATGGTGTCGGGCTGTGTGCACTCGACGGCGGCGACGATCCGCCCGGCCTTCGAGATCATCAAGACCAAGGAGACCGCCTCGATCGTCTCGTCGGTCTTCTTCATGTGCCTCGCCGACAAGGTGCTGGTGTACGGCGACTGCGCGGTGAACCCGGACCCGGACGCGGAGCAGCTCGCGGACATCGCGGTCCAGGCGGCGGCCACGGCCGCCCGCTTCGGGGTCGAGCCGCGCATCGCGATGCTCTCGTACTCGACGGGCACATCCGGCTCCGGCGCGGACGTCGAGAAGGTGCGGGAGGCGACGAAGCTGGTACGGGCGGCCCGTCCCGAGCTGCGGATCGAGGGCCCGATCCAGTACGACGCGGCCGTCGAGCCGTCCGTCGCGGCGACCAAGATGCCGGGCTCGGACGTGGCGGGCCAAGCGACGGTTTTCATCTTTCCTGATCTCAACACCGGGAACAACACCTACAAGGCCGTGCAGCGTTCGGCCGGCGCCGTGGCGGTGGGGCCGGTCCTCCAGGGGCTGCGCAAGCCCGTCAACGACCTGTCGCGGGGCGCGCTCGTGCAGGACATCGTCAACACGGTCGCGATCACGGCGGTCCAGGCTCAGGACGGAACGGCATGA
- a CDS encoding acetate kinase, whose translation MTDSPTRVLVLNSGSSSLKYQLLDMADASRLAVGLVERIGEKDPRLVHTPRTGDKRERKGGFADHTAALKAVGEELAEDGLGLDSPALAAFGHRVVHGGPRFGEPVVVDDDVLAEIERLVPLAPLHNPANLTGIRTARKLRPDLPQVAVFDTAFHQTMPEYAARYAIDVETADAHLIRRYGFHGTSHAYVSRKTASLLGKDPADVNVIVLHLGNGASASAVQGGRCVDTSMGMTPLEGLVMGTRSGDIDPAVPLHLQRVAGMSVDETDELLNKRSGLTGLCGDNDMREILRRSDAGDQRARLAFDVYIHRLKKYIGAYTAVLGQVDAVAFTAGVGENAAAVREAAVAGLEPMGLTVDPERNTVRSDEPRIISQDGARVVVAVVPTDEELEIAQRTFALVGTENVRKDEIRTPLS comes from the coding sequence ATGACGGATTCTCCCACCCGGGTACTCGTTCTCAACTCCGGTTCCTCGTCACTGAAGTACCAGCTGCTGGACATGGCGGACGCGAGCCGCCTCGCGGTCGGCCTGGTGGAGCGCATCGGCGAGAAGGACCCCCGGCTCGTCCACACGCCCCGTACGGGAGACAAGCGCGAGCGCAAGGGCGGTTTCGCCGACCACACGGCCGCGCTCAAGGCCGTCGGCGAGGAGTTGGCCGAGGACGGGCTCGGGCTCGACTCCCCCGCGCTGGCGGCCTTCGGCCACCGGGTCGTGCACGGCGGGCCGCGCTTCGGCGAACCGGTCGTGGTGGACGACGACGTGCTGGCCGAGATCGAGCGGCTGGTTCCCCTGGCGCCGCTGCACAACCCGGCGAACCTGACCGGCATCCGTACCGCCAGGAAGCTCCGGCCGGACCTCCCGCAGGTCGCCGTCTTCGACACCGCCTTCCACCAAACGATGCCGGAGTACGCCGCCCGCTACGCCATCGACGTCGAGACGGCGGACGCGCACCTCATCCGCAGGTACGGCTTCCACGGGACCTCGCACGCCTACGTCTCACGTAAAACCGCCTCGCTCCTGGGCAAGGACCCGGCGGACGTGAACGTGATCGTCCTGCATCTGGGGAACGGCGCGTCCGCGTCGGCGGTCCAAGGCGGGCGGTGTGTGGACACCTCGATGGGAATGACGCCGCTGGAGGGGCTGGTGATGGGCACCCGATCCGGTGACATCGATCCCGCCGTCCCCCTTCATCTCCAGCGGGTGGCCGGGATGTCCGTCGACGAGACCGATGAACTTCTCAACAAGAGAAGTGGTCTGACCGGCCTCTGCGGGGACAACGACATGCGCGAGATCCTGCGCCGCTCCGACGCGGGTGACCAGCGCGCCCGGCTGGCCTTCGATGTCTACATCCACCGGTTGAAGAAGTACATCGGCGCGTACACCGCCGTGCTCGGCCAGGTGGACGCGGTGGCTTTCACGGCGGGGGTCGGGGAGAACGCGGCGGCGGTCCGCGAGGCCGCCGTCGCAGGTCTGGAGCCCATGGGTCTCACGGTGGACCCGGAACGCAATACCGTACGTTCCGACGAGCCGCGGATCATCTCGCAGGACGGTGCGCGGGTCGTGGTGGCCGTCGTCCCGACCGACGAGGAGCTGGAAATCGCGCAGCGGACTTTCGCGCTGGTCGGCACGGAGAACGTACGAAAGGACGAGATTCGAACGCCTCTCTCCTGA
- the pyk gene encoding pyruvate kinase, protein MRRSKIVCTLGPAVDSYEQLKSLIEAGMNVARLNMSHGSHAEHEERYHRVRQAAADTGRAVGVMVDLQGPKIRLETFAEGPVELVRGDEFTITTEDVPGDKSICGTTYKGLPGDVSKGDQILINDGNVELRVVEVEGARVKTIVIEGGVISDHKGINLPGAAVNVTAMSEKDVEDLRFALRLGCDMIALSFVRDGDDILDAHKIMDEEGRRVPVIAKVEKPQAVENMASVVAAFDSIMVARGDLAVEYPLEKVPMVQKRLIEMCRRNAKPVIVATQMMESMITNSRPTRAEASDVANAILDGADAVMLSAESSVGAYPVETVKTMSKIVVAAEEELLSKGLQPLNPGRKPRTQGGSVARAACEIADFLSAKTLVAFTQSGDTARRLSRYRAAQPILAFTTDESTRNQLSLSWGVESFIVPWVNSTDEMVDLVDVELMKLKRYNDGDIMIITAGSPPGIPGTTNMVRVHHLGGQGRD, encoded by the coding sequence ATGCGCCGTTCCAAAATCGTCTGCACACTGGGCCCCGCCGTCGACTCGTACGAGCAACTGAAGTCGCTCATCGAGGCCGGAATGAATGTGGCCCGCCTGAATATGAGCCACGGAAGTCACGCCGAGCACGAGGAGCGGTACCACCGCGTCCGTCAGGCCGCCGCCGACACCGGTCGCGCCGTCGGCGTGATGGTGGACCTCCAGGGCCCCAAGATCCGTCTGGAGACCTTCGCCGAGGGTCCGGTCGAGCTGGTCCGGGGGGACGAGTTCACCATCACGACGGAGGACGTCCCGGGTGACAAGTCCATCTGCGGCACCACCTACAAGGGTCTGCCCGGGGACGTCTCCAAGGGCGACCAGATCCTGATCAACGACGGCAACGTCGAGCTGCGGGTCGTCGAGGTCGAGGGCGCCCGGGTCAAGACCATCGTCATCGAGGGCGGGGTGATCTCCGACCACAAGGGCATCAACCTGCCCGGCGCGGCGGTGAACGTGACCGCGATGTCGGAGAAGGACGTCGAGGACCTGCGCTTCGCGCTGCGGCTGGGCTGCGACATGATCGCGCTCTCCTTCGTGCGCGACGGTGACGACATCCTGGACGCGCACAAGATCATGGACGAGGAGGGCCGCCGGGTCCCCGTCATCGCCAAGGTCGAGAAGCCGCAGGCCGTCGAGAACATGGCGAGCGTCGTCGCGGCGTTCGACAGCATCATGGTGGCCCGCGGTGACCTGGCCGTCGAGTATCCGCTCGAAAAGGTCCCGATGGTCCAGAAGCGGCTCATCGAGATGTGCCGCCGCAACGCCAAGCCGGTGATCGTGGCGACCCAGATGATGGAGTCGATGATCACCAACTCCCGCCCCACCCGCGCCGAGGCGTCCGACGTCGCGAACGCGATCCTGGACGGCGCGGACGCGGTCATGCTCTCCGCCGAGTCCTCGGTGGGCGCGTACCCGGTCGAGACGGTCAAGACGATGTCGAAGATCGTGGTCGCGGCCGAGGAGGAGCTGCTCTCCAAGGGCCTCCAGCCGCTGAACCCGGGCAGGAAGCCCCGTACCCAGGGTGGTTCGGTCGCCCGCGCCGCCTGTGAGATCGCCGACTTCCTGAGCGCCAAGACGCTGGTCGCCTTCACCCAGTCCGGCGACACGGCCCGCCGCCTCTCCCGCTACCGCGCCGCGCAGCCGATCCTGGCCTTCACCACGGACGAGTCGACGCGCAACCAGCTCTCGCTGAGCTGGGGCGTCGAGTCCTTCATCGTGCCGTGGGTCAACAGCACGGACGAGATGGTCGACCTGGTGGACGTCGAGCTGATGAAGCTCAAGCGCTACAACGACGGTGACATCATGATCATCACCGCCGGTTCCCCGCCCGGCATCCCGGGCACGACGAACATGGTCCGGGTGCACCACCTGGGCGGCCAGGGCCGCGACTGA
- a CDS encoding DUF6114 domain-containing protein — MKAESTESRGFTYWRLRFRAWRGSRPFWGGLFTLLGGIPIAYFPYGNLKLGNLTLAMSTTAGAGSLIIGVLLVTLGLTMWYHSLVRVFSGVAAILLALVSIPISNFGGFLLGYLCALVGGGLALAWVPVKHPVPEEPEEDEHYDESAEPYDTTTRHDEWAPEPGGPRDPLLPAPREGAEPNVTETTAEANGGRNSAG; from the coding sequence ATGAAGGCCGAGTCCACAGAGTCCCGCGGATTCACCTACTGGCGGCTTCGGTTCCGAGCCTGGCGTGGTAGCCGTCCCTTCTGGGGTGGGCTGTTCACCCTCCTCGGCGGAATCCCGATCGCCTACTTCCCGTACGGGAACCTCAAGCTCGGCAACCTCACGCTGGCCATGTCCACCACGGCCGGGGCGGGTTCGCTGATCATCGGTGTCCTGCTGGTCACCCTGGGTCTGACGATGTGGTACCACAGCCTCGTCCGGGTGTTCTCCGGCGTGGCCGCGATCCTGCTGGCCCTGGTCTCGATCCCCATCTCCAACTTCGGCGGCTTCCTGCTCGGTTACCTCTGCGCGCTGGTGGGAGGCGGGCTCGCGCTCGCCTGGGTGCCCGTCAAGCACCCCGTGCCCGAGGAGCCGGAAGAGGACGAGCACTACGACGAGTCGGCGGAGCCGTACGACACCACCACACGCCATGACGAGTGGGCCCCGGAGCCCGGCGGCCCCCGTGACCCCCTCCTCCCCGCCCCGCGCGAAGGGGCGGAACCGAACGTGACGGAAACGACTGCCGAGGCCAATGGCGGGAGGAACAGTGCGGGGTGA
- a CDS encoding DUF6230 family protein: protein MAATAAIGVALAQGALAASFSVSGQDFKVTASQLVGHNMVQYGGVAVGPTGSHPVVVSGFKSAEITKMCQSVLTRSVPIIGDVTLRLEAGGKGKDVTATNLYLDVASLDVENAEFKKMEIGVAAKNLQDPGRRGNEYNPNESPGAPYAFGQQAETAILTGVKQTAWATTAGSFTLPNLSLKLKVGDPKANECYSD, encoded by the coding sequence GTGGCCGCCACGGCCGCGATCGGTGTCGCTCTCGCACAGGGCGCGCTCGCCGCGTCGTTCAGTGTGTCGGGGCAAGATTTCAAGGTGACGGCGAGTCAGCTGGTCGGCCACAACATGGTCCAGTACGGCGGCGTCGCTGTCGGCCCGACCGGGAGCCACCCGGTGGTCGTCTCGGGGTTCAAGTCGGCCGAGATCACCAAGATGTGCCAGTCCGTGCTGACACGGAGCGTGCCGATCATCGGCGACGTCACGCTGAGACTGGAAGCCGGAGGCAAGGGCAAGGACGTCACCGCGACGAACCTCTACCTGGACGTCGCGTCCCTTGACGTCGAAAACGCCGAGTTCAAAAAGATGGAGATCGGCGTAGCGGCCAAGAATCTCCAGGACCCGGGCCGCAGGGGCAACGAGTACAACCCCAACGAATCACCGGGCGCCCCTTACGCCTTCGGCCAGCAGGCGGAGACGGCCATTCTGACCGGGGTGAAGCAGACGGCGTGGGCCACCACGGCCGGCTCCTTCACTCTGCCGAACCTGAGTCTGAAGCTCAAGGTCGGGGATCCCAAAGCCAACGAGTGCTATTCCGACTGA
- a CDS encoding tetratricopeptide repeat protein has translation MQPRNMSMSGVVDLAAVKAAGEAKVKAEQARAEAARHGGTAAVPPSSLVIDVDEAGFERDVLQRSSEVPVVIDFWAEWCEPCKQLSPVLERLAHEYNGRFVLAKIDVDANQMLMQQFGIQGIPAVFAVVAGQALPLFQGAAPEAQIRGTLDQLIQVGEERFGLTGIAVDADAEGARAAEPEDVVPVGPYDALLEAAVQALDANDFGGAAQAYRNVLADDPGNTEAKLGLAQAELLTRVRDMDPQQVREDAAGKPADVQAQIAAADLDLVGGHVEDAFSRLVETVRRTAGDDRDAARVRLLELFEVIGGDDPRVTAARQALARVLF, from the coding sequence ATGCAGCCTAGGAACATGTCCATGAGCGGCGTTGTCGACCTCGCCGCGGTGAAGGCGGCCGGTGAGGCCAAGGTGAAGGCGGAGCAGGCACGCGCCGAGGCCGCCCGCCACGGCGGGACCGCCGCCGTACCCCCCTCCAGCCTGGTGATCGACGTCGACGAGGCCGGCTTTGAACGCGATGTCCTCCAGCGCTCCTCCGAGGTCCCGGTCGTCATCGACTTCTGGGCCGAGTGGTGCGAGCCGTGCAAGCAGCTCAGCCCGGTGCTGGAGCGCCTCGCGCACGAGTACAACGGCCGGTTCGTGCTGGCCAAGATCGATGTCGACGCCAACCAGATGCTGATGCAGCAGTTCGGGATCCAGGGCATCCCCGCGGTCTTCGCGGTGGTCGCCGGGCAGGCGCTGCCCCTCTTCCAGGGCGCGGCCCCCGAGGCCCAGATCCGCGGCACGCTGGACCAGCTGATCCAGGTCGGCGAGGAGCGTTTCGGCCTGACCGGGATCGCGGTCGACGCGGACGCGGAGGGCGCGCGGGCGGCCGAGCCGGAGGACGTCGTACCGGTCGGACCGTACGACGCCCTGCTCGAAGCGGCCGTACAGGCCCTGGACGCCAACGACTTCGGCGGGGCGGCGCAGGCGTACCGCAACGTCCTCGCCGACGACCCCGGCAACACCGAGGCCAAGCTGGGCCTGGCCCAGGCCGAACTGCTCACCCGCGTCCGGGACATGGACCCGCAGCAGGTGCGCGAGGACGCGGCGGGCAAGCCGGCGGACGTCCAGGCGCAGATCGCCGCGGCCGACCTGGACCTGGTCGGCGGTCATGTGGAGGACGCGTTCTCCCGGCTGGTCGAGACGGTCCGCCGGACGGCGGGCGACGACCGGGACGCGGCGCGCGTACGGCTGCTGGAGCTGTTCGAGGTCATCGGCGGGGACGACCCGCGGGTGACGGCGGCGCGCCAGGCGCTGGCGAGGGTGCTGTTCTGA
- a CDS encoding ABC transporter permease, which yields MSVRPGAPHPVSADGESADGRGGGAGGGRGGAPAPGSKPDLSKLNLLLVPPRPRTGWRVLLARVAAMCAVELQKLRHDRTELYTRAVQPALWLLIFGETFTRIHAIPTGNTPYLDFLAPGIIAQSAMFIAIFYGIMIIWERDAGVLTKLLVTPTPRSALITGKAFAAGVKALIQAVVVIVIAAALGVGLTWNPLRLLGVAVVVILGSAFFACLSMTIAGIVLTRDRLMGVGQAITMPLFFASNALYPVAIMPGWLQVISRINPLSYQVDALRGLLLGTSSHHLLLDFGVLAFAAAVGVAAASSLLGRLAR from the coding sequence ATGTCCGTACGACCCGGCGCACCGCATCCCGTGTCGGCTGACGGCGAGTCGGCCGACGGCCGGGGCGGCGGCGCGGGAGGCGGCCGGGGCGGGGCCCCGGCCCCCGGGAGCAAGCCCGACCTCAGCAAGCTGAACCTGCTGCTCGTCCCGCCGCGCCCCCGCACCGGCTGGCGGGTCCTGCTCGCCCGGGTCGCCGCGATGTGCGCGGTCGAACTCCAGAAGCTCCGCCACGACCGGACCGAGCTGTACACGCGGGCGGTCCAGCCCGCGCTGTGGCTGCTGATCTTCGGCGAGACGTTCACCCGTATCCACGCGATTCCGACAGGCAACACGCCGTACCTGGACTTCCTGGCGCCCGGCATCATCGCCCAGTCCGCGATGTTCATCGCGATCTTCTACGGGATCATGATCATCTGGGAGCGGGACGCCGGGGTCCTCACCAAACTGCTCGTCACCCCGACCCCCAGATCCGCCTTGATCACCGGCAAGGCGTTCGCCGCCGGGGTGAAGGCGCTGATCCAGGCGGTGGTGGTGATCGTCATCGCGGCGGCGCTCGGCGTCGGCCTGACCTGGAACCCGCTGCGGCTGCTCGGGGTGGCGGTGGTGGTGATCCTCGGCTCGGCGTTCTTCGCCTGCCTGTCGATGACGATCGCGGGGATCGTGCTGACCCGTGACCGGCTGATGGGCGTCGGCCAGGCCATCACGATGCCGCTGTTCTTCGCCTCCAACGCCCTGTACCCGGTGGCGATCATGCCCGGCTGGCTCCAGGTGATCAGCCGGATCAACCCGCTGAGCTACCAGGTGGACGCGCTGAGAGGCCTGTTGCTCGGGACGTCGTCCCACCATCTGCTGCTGGACTTCGGGGTGTTGGCGTTCGCCGCCGCCGTGGGAGTCGCGGCGGCCTCCTCGCTGCTGGGCCGCCTGGCGAGATAG
- a CDS encoding ATP-binding cassette domain-containing protein, with amino-acid sequence MTGEEADEKTDAVTCAGLDYAFGDTKAVDNLDLSVGAGEVFGLLGPNGAGKTTAIRCVTTLLPVPAGMVRVFGHDAAKERMAVRRLLGYVPQQLSADATLTGRENVTLFARVYDVPRRERAERVAQALAAVGLTDAADRMAKTYSGGMIRRLELAQALVSAPRLLMLDEPTIGLDPIARTSVWEHINAVREATGMTVLVTTHYMDEAEQYCDRIALMHHGRIRGLGTPGELRGELRDRRVAAGTATGKDPLPTLEDVFRDVAGSGLDEEGGDFRDVRTTRRTASRVG; translated from the coding sequence ATGACCGGCGAAGAGGCCGACGAGAAGACCGACGCAGTCACCTGCGCCGGGCTCGACTACGCCTTCGGCGACACGAAGGCCGTCGACAACCTGGACCTGTCCGTCGGCGCCGGTGAGGTCTTCGGGCTGCTCGGCCCGAACGGCGCGGGCAAGACCACCGCGATCCGCTGCGTCACCACCCTGCTGCCCGTCCCGGCCGGCATGGTCCGGGTCTTCGGCCACGACGCGGCGAAGGAGCGCATGGCCGTACGCCGCCTGCTCGGTTACGTACCCCAGCAGCTCTCCGCCGACGCCACGCTGACCGGCCGGGAGAACGTCACCCTGTTCGCCCGGGTCTACGACGTCCCCCGCCGGGAGCGGGCCGAACGGGTCGCGCAGGCCCTGGCGGCCGTCGGCCTCACCGACGCGGCGGACCGGATGGCCAAGACGTACTCCGGCGGCATGATCCGCCGTCTCGAACTGGCCCAGGCGCTCGTCAGCGCACCCCGGCTGCTGATGCTGGACGAGCCGACGATCGGGCTGGACCCGATCGCCCGCACCAGTGTGTGGGAGCACATCAACGCCGTACGGGAGGCGACCGGCATGACCGTTCTTGTCACGACCCACTACATGGACGAGGCCGAGCAGTACTGCGACCGGATCGCCCTGATGCACCACGGCCGGATTCGCGGCCTCGGCACCCCCGGCGAGCTGCGCGGCGAACTGCGCGACCGGCGTGTGGCCGCCGGGACCGCCACCGGGAAGGACCCGCTCCCGACCCTGGAGGACGTCTTCCGCGATGTGGCGGGCAGCGGCCTGGACGAGGAGGGAGGGGACTTCCGTGATGTCCGTACGACCCGGCGCACCGCATCCCGTGTCGGCTGA
- a CDS encoding MarR family winged helix-turn-helix transcriptional regulator produces the protein MTTEMSQAGEGTDHADALADALAGVQRLVRRRLRRELDVTPMRGAQIELLRLVAARPGIGVSAAARELHLANNSVSTLVNQLSGAGYLRRETDPDDRRSAVLLPTPEATERLAAWASRRGALMREQLARLTVEDRAALVAAVPALTRLARNLYDEYEEGERA, from the coding sequence ATGACCACAGAGATGTCTCAGGCCGGTGAGGGCACCGACCACGCCGACGCCCTCGCGGACGCGCTCGCCGGGGTCCAGCGGCTCGTCCGGCGGCGGCTGCGGCGCGAGCTGGACGTCACGCCGATGCGCGGCGCGCAGATCGAGCTGCTGCGCCTGGTCGCGGCCCGTCCCGGCATCGGGGTGTCCGCCGCCGCCCGGGAACTGCACCTGGCCAACAACTCCGTATCGACCCTGGTCAACCAGCTCAGCGGGGCGGGATACCTGCGCCGCGAGACCGACCCGGACGACCGGCGCTCCGCCGTACTGCTGCCCACCCCCGAGGCCACGGAACGGCTGGCCGCCTGGGCGTCGCGGCGCGGCGCGCTGATGCGGGAACAGCTGGCGCGGCTGACCGTGGAGGACAGAGCGGCCCTCGTGGCCGCCGTCCCCGCACTGACCAGACTCGCCCGGAACCTGTACGACGAGTACGAAGAGGGGGAGCGCGCATGA